CGACCTCTAGGGGCGAGGTTGGGAACATAAAAGAATAAGCGAACGTGCGAAGTGGCAAACGTGTAAAAAGCCCAATAggataaagaaataattgaACAACCAAGTGAAAGAAATgcttaaataaaattccGAAATCAAACGCTTAAAAAATGCCGAAACAAaacgcttaaaaaaatgccgaAACAAAACGCTTAAAAAATGCCGAAACAAaacgcttaaaaaaatgcgtgACGTTCAAAGATAGCCTTTTTAATGGTGTGTTATACTTTTTAAAcgtattttcctttttcaattttttttttacgaattaACAAGGTCCCACACAAAAATCTGTTCAgtttaaaaaggtgaaaaaacgCGCAGCTAAGAATAAAACAAGACAACGTATATGCAAACGGTtaaacatgtgcacataacaTTATTTCGCACATGCGACGAAATTCTTCCCGCACCACTGTGATAAGCAACTTCGCACGTTCGTAATTTCGCACTCcagaaaaattcaattttacatatatgcaaTGTACCAACTGATGGAGACTCGCAAAATATGCATGTAGCAtatgacttttttttggcggCCAATTGGAGAATGAAGGAAGCTATTTACTTGTGCGCATTTGCGATAATGGCAACTGTTGCGAGTCCTCATCGCGATTGTACACCTTTTTAGTGCTCCTCATATTTTACCTTGCGCGGTTTTCTTGTGCCAAAGCAAAAGATGTGCATATGAGTCATACACGCAGTTAGCAAGCAGCGTCCCCCCAAttggtaaatatttataaaaacatcACATGTGATATAAACACACGTTTTGGCAGATTTCTTACATTTTTCGTGAAACTACACACCCTgtcatggaaaaaaaaaagaaggattATTTTACAGCTAGGCGACACATCAAACACTTCCACAGCAACAAATGCAGTTGTTGTACATCCCTCATGtcgtaaaaattaaaatgccAGCTTTGCCTTGCACAGACTATATTACAGCTTTGAAAGGTATACAAAGGCACAAATTATGGTACATGTTCCAGGAAgagaacttttttttttcttcataaaattaGTGAATAACAATGCTCAATATGGCCGctaaaaatgtacaacatGGAGGTAATCACATTTCATGATTAATTAGGATCTGTTACTTGCTATATGTACTCCCATTTTCGGTTCATTTTGccgttattttatttttcttttatttttttttcccttgttgACAATTCGATGTGGTACGGTTAGTGCTTTTAAAACAGTGAATCTTTTAACTGGGTATCCCCGTGCATAACTTTCCCTTTGAGGTCCCTAATGTGCCATCTGTTTATGCCTGAGCAAGCTGACACAGTTCATGATATGCGGGGCTGCTGGAATTTGTGTACACGTGGTCATCGCGCCGCAACTTGGGGAAAACCCCAAACCATTTCTCCTTATCGGCCCCTTCACAACAGTGGGCTAAACCCGCCACACGCAAACGACAAATGAGACACACAATGCATCATTTAAATTGCCTTAAGTTTTCAACTCGCCATCATTTCAAAAGCGTAATATTCCACCAGCATATttccaaaagaaaaattagtGACACGTGTGAAAGTAAAATAATCACACTTACCAAAAGTAAAGAGTATGACCATTTGAAAATTTACAGGAGTAATATTTACAATGGCTTATACGAGAATCAAATTTTACAAGGAGTCAAAGTTAGTATTCCATGGCGAACAAGccaataaataaatgtcCACAGTTGTATTTATTTAGTTCACTCTGTTTTATGTGGTCTAAAAAATGACACTACAATGTTTGCGATATGTCCCGTTTTTTGTGCAGTCGGTGTGTGTTTCTGCTCCTATGGAGAGACCTCCCTACATAGATAAAAGTATAAGCCTGGTGTGCAATTGTGCCCTTGCTAGTATTATACCTACCGATTTGCACACATGCTCCCATGCACATATCAACATTTTTCTGCATGACAGGTACACAGAGTCGACCCTGAGGGGTACGGAGAAATAGCGATATACTCAGCAAGGCAacactttttgtttttcttaaaattctttttattaattccAGACGAGCAAGTCAATTTAAAAGTTCTggacataaataaaaagaaaaaaaaaacaaccttCCAAGTGCTATGCAAAACGAGAAAGAGCAAATACGAAATTGTGCCCCGGTGTGAATACTTTTCCAAATGTGGGGGGTGTATATATCAACATATCGACTACAAATTTGAacggaaattaaaaaaaaatctcttGATTAGTTTGTGTGAAAAGTATAACATAAATGTGTTAGCTAGTGGAAAAGATTACCTACAAAATGATCACTACTTTTGTGAGGAGGATCAACAGGATGAGGAAGACCAGCTCGAGATTTCCCAAATAAAGAGGGAGTATACATCTTCCGACTTGGAAGAGGAAGACAGAGCTGCTCAAACGAATAGTAGAAGTGGCAGTTGCACCACTCGGGGCCGCAACCCTGATCAAGCAAGCTCCATACCGAGTCACGAAAGCAGCCGCGAACATGGGGACAGCCCTAAGGCTAAGCGTGCGAACTGCGCAAGGATGtacgattttttattttcaaacgATTACCATTACAGAAATAAATCCTCCATAAACTTATCCGTAACTGACAGTTTATCAATCGGCTTCTACAAAAGGCGCAGCTACGAAATTTGTGACGTAGACAAATGTCACATTCACGATGAACATATACAAAATGtgtatgaacaaattaaaaaggaaatattagacaattttaaaaaaaattatatttacgtatttaacaaaataaataacagtGGCTACCTAAAAAGTGTAGACATAAAACTGAGCAAGCACAACTCTGAGCACCAAATTTTAGTGAGCTTTATTGGCTTTTCGCTAAATGACAAGGCAAAAAAAGCTCTCACAAAAATTTCCCTCCACTTAGCCTCTAAAAATACATCCATTAAAGGCATCCTATACAACGTCGAAAcgaataaattaaaacaaaacagaaatcAAGTCATTTTATACGGCCAAAATTACATCTATCATTCCTGTGGGGGGTATACCTATAAATTAGGAGCCAACACCTTTTTCCAGCCAAATCAGCACCTAAACGAATGCATCGTACAGATCATTCTTAAATTAGTGAAgagttacaaaataaatgccaAACAATCTTGCGTGTATGACCTTTTCTGTGGGATTGGTTTTTATTCCCTCCCTCTTTCTGACCTATTCGGCCAAGTTATCAGTATAGATTACTCCAtagataatataaaaaacttagaagaaaacgtaaaaatgaataacgtgaaaaacgtaaaatgCTTCAATTTGAATTTGTTTAACCTGCACAGTTTGAGGCAAATCAACCTTCACATCAGGAGGTACATTGTCAATTTGgtcaaacagaaaaattatgacgtGTATTACCTCTTGAAGGAGAAGCTTCATTCCACGTACGTATCAGCAGACAGTGAAGGGGCCCTTGTGGAGAACTTGCAGGTTATAGGAGcattgggggggaagggcTGTAGCTGCGCCCGAGGCTGTTTTCGAGGCTGCATTCGAGGCTGTCTTCGAGACTGCGATCGAGGCTGTTTTCAAGCCTGTGTTGTGTCCGTGTGTCTACCTATGGTCGTACGTCTGCCCCTTCTTTGTCTTATCTGTGTGTtcagaaaacaaaaaaaaaatgccgcaCAATTCGCTCATGTCACATCTCTTTCCTCTTTCACACTCAGGTTCACTCCCCTTATAGCAGCTTGCCAAATTTCATTTATGAACATTTAAACGAATGGCCCTCCAAAGAGGCGAACGGAAATGTATGCAACAGTTTGGCCAAAAATGGCCACACAGATTATGATGACcatgttttgcaaaatgcaCAGGATGGAAAATTTCCGACGGTGGATTCGAACAAAGTAGACGAAGATTCCTACTCGTCtagaggtaaaaaaaaaaacaggaaaaagaaTGGGAAAAGCTATTCACGCTAGAGCGAATGGGGATACTGTGGGGGGGCAGAAAAAGAGATATACTTCACGCCTACAATTATTccacctccctttttttaacccttttaCTTTCCCTCGCAGAATTTGTCATTCCAGTCCCCGACTTAGTGATCATTAACCCTCCGCGGAAGGGGTGCGAAAAAGTAAGAAATAAAGGGGGGGCACAGAAGGATGCAGCAAAGCAGCGTAACGAATTCGCCAACCCGTTACGGCACCAACTGCGCAACGCCAACatgtttccattttcccGCGCACACATGACAGGTATTCAGAAGATGGCTACGGGGGCTCTGCTGTCGGTACATCATCTACATATCATGCAATGCGAACAGCCAGTTTCGGGACATCAACCATTTGACCAACTTGGGGTAGGCGAATTGTTCGTTTAGCAATAGCACACAAGGCATTTCACATATTGTTTtacttcatccttttttttatgcgtacCTTTCACCGCTCAGCTACATGGTCAAAGAAATCATTCCACTGGATACGTTCCCACGAACTCCGCATTTCGAGACAGTTGCTATGTTAGAGTTCGATTTTAATCgagtaaggaaaaaaaaaaaaaggccttaTCTTAACCGAGTTGTATGGCTGATGCGCAATGATGTGTCTTTCGAttaatatatgcatatgattGTGCCTATCCAATCGCGTGTGTGCATACTCATCATCACACGTGTACACAacacatttgcaaaatttttttttttttctttttctagaCGGTAGACAATGAACAAAGGCAGATAATGGAATTTGAACTGAACGAAATCaaaagcaataaaaaaaaaaaaaagtaaaaaaaagggtcaaatttttcaattttttaaaactgtgCTTATACGCGTctgcatgtgtatatgtaacatatatgcacaagcgtatacgtatacatatgcaaaaaatatacattaattGAAGTTTGGGGGAAACAAAGAATTGTTTAATTGATgcataaaataaacgtaTTTGTCTAtcgttataaaaaaataaaaaaaaaggaataacatATGGGGCATTTGTACAGGAACTTATGCATGATGGTTTTGTGGGGTATACATacgacgttttttttttttttttttttttttttcctttctttccttctttcctttcgttttgaaaaaatttttgtgcatgtaaATACTGCCGACTTGACAACATGGTGTAACTGCAGCGCCGTGTTGAAATTACTCCGTTACAATTTTGTCACCATTTGTCGCCACACATTACAAGCTGGTGTAACTCCGTTTATCTCTCCCGCTTGCCCCACCTATCAATCCTTCCAGACGGCGGACATGCACCTCCTAAATCTTTTCGTACTCTATTTTACCCTCCAACTTCTTGGCCTCATTAATCTTTCGAGCAGCCTTGTAAAAATCCTCCTCAATGACGTAATCGCGCATAGACCGGATCGCAAACATGCCTGCTTCTGTACAGACATTTCTAAGGTCAGCTCCATTGAAGCCGTCACACAATCTACAAACCGATTCGTAGTCTATATCCCCCAGTTTGGTCATTTTATTGgcatgaatttttaaaatttcaattcTGGCAGTCTCGTTCGGTAGAggaatttcaatttttctatCTAATCTACCAGGTCTAATTAACGCTGGGTCTAGTACATCTGGTCTGTTGGTAGCCATAATAATTTTGACATTTCCTAATTCTTCAAAACCGTCTAAATGATTTAATAACTCCATGAGCGTTCTTTGAATTTCTCTGTCTGCGGAGGTACCCTGAGAAAATCTTCTACCTCCTATGGCATCAATTTCGTCCATAAAAATGATACACGGTTGGTGTTCTTTTGCATAGGTGAACATTTCTCTAATAATTCTTGCACTTTCACCGATATACTTATCTACAATAGCTGAGACTACTATTCTCATAAAATTACAATTAATGTTTGACGCCATAGCCCTGGCTAGTAGGGTTTTCCCTGTACCTGGTGGACCGTACAGTAGCACCCCTTTAGGTGTTTTAATTCCTACCCtcttaaataaaaaggggttaAGTATTGGTAACTCCACCACTTCCCTCATTTGTCTTATTTGTTCACTTAATCCTCCTATTTGATTGTagttcactttatttttgctattttcacttttatcTATATCACTAATCATGTTAAATACTAATGGGTCTACTTCACATGGCAATCTTTTCATAACTGTCAGTGTAGTCATGTCTAATGACACCCTCGTGCCTATGGCTAATTTCGATTTATCTATTTTGGATTTACATCCTACCACATATCTAGGCCCACTTGATGCCTTCACAATAAATTTCTCATCTTCTAACTGCTTTAGCACTTGGCCTATTATTTGGCCTACACTTTGCAGTGCCTTCAAGTTATCTTCTGtcttttcatatattttattttgctcttTTATATCTAATCTGAGATTCTTTACTTGGCTTTCGATTTCCCTGTGCTCTATCACTTTCTTTACGTACAGTTTGATGCTTTCTTTGTTATCCATTCTGACTGCGGGGGAGCGGGAGCAGCGGGACGGTGTGTAAAACGTACAATGGCCTCTTTTGGTGGGTTAGGATACGACCACTGAGCAAATGCCTTGTAACATGCCCCAAAATATGCAGCTTTCGCACGCCATGCGATGGTGCAAAGGAGTCGGCACAAATGGCTACTCAAGGCATACAAACTTTATGCGAAACGTGGGGCGCATACATGTAAGTAATCTTTCCGCTCTAACCTCATAACTTCATTGATTGTTTCTCCtctttcacatttgtgtGCCTCCTTATTGTATAAAGGCAAAAAGgtggtgtgtgtgtgtgggggggaacTCCAGCGCAGGGGGGGTTCTTTTGCTGTGTGGTGGTAACGTTTATACTATTGCAAATGTGCTTCCGTTATGGACCCCTCGTTCGTTTCTCCCTATGGcttctcttccccttttcctccttgccttttttcctttttgcctcCTTCTCTTTTATCTCTTGCTAATCCTTACTGCTTATTTTtggttctctttttttcNNNNNNNNNNNNNNNNNNNNNNNNNNNNNNNNNNNNNNNNNNNNNNNNNNNNNNNNNNNNNNNNNNNNNNNNNNNNNNNNNNNNNNNNNNNNNNNNNNNNGTTGGgggtgagagaaaaaaaaaaaaaaaaaatcaaaagttCATCCATTAAATGATTGCAAACAATTACATAAActcatatatgcatacgtatacGTACGTGTACACCCATTTACATACATCCGTATGTGTTAACTTATCATGCTATAATTTCTGTGGCGGAACGCAAAAGGTCACAAATGTTAACTCATTTAAAAGAATactacaaaataaaatgctttcaaaaaattttaagtacAATTTCGCAGTGACataaatttcatttaaaaaggaatgttgctattctttttttttttttttttttttttatcatttaaacAATAATTGAACGTTTCACCTATtagcgtttttattttactttattttattttataatttttttttaattcgtcATGCGCACATACTCAATTGTGCATACTAGCATAcatattatgcatatatgtacattttgcgcataaaagaaattaccgCCAAAACACTTGTTTAACACTTACGGTACTTAATGGGGtggaacatttttaataacacaaaactgaattatttttcctcaaagTGCCATGTGTGGGAGGTATTTATTTCACACTTTGGGggttctcaatttttttttctttttcagtCATTACTATGGCAATGTAGCGTATATACGCCTGCCCTcgaatttttctattttaccTAAAATGTGATTTTGTCTATACCTAGGTGTCACTGAGAAAAGAAAGAGCGCGTGGACTGGGAAGAATGCCCACTTATCTACACAAAAGGGCAAAATGCCGAATGGGAAatgccaaatgggaaatgcCAAATGTGCAATGGGGTCAACTTGTTGCACTAACTAGTAAAAGCCAATTAACTATCTAGACACCCAACTGACAAAATGGGCGctatttcccccccacaaTTTTTCCCGCCCACATTGGCTGCAAATCGTACCCCAAAGGTGCATATAgttcgaaaaaggaaaaaatatatgtacatagacagcggaggagaaaatttttttttttggaaaatttcaGCACCTTAAAACGTGGCTCCTacgcggcaaaaaaaaaaaaagggtgccaCTTTAGGGGGTACCCAACAGCTAATCAATGCACTCGCATATaggtgaatattttttccccatttttgcccctATTTATGCACTTACCCTTTGTTCCACGCAAGTACACATGCACAGCGCGCGCCTTCGCCGCATGACGCGGAAACTTTCAGGGGAACTCGACAAATGTGCAGTCACGTATGACAATCTGAAATAGGCATCCTCTCAAAGTGCACACTCACAAAGGCATGTTCTCGAAATGGTGCAACGTCAGTTTATCTTATTTTCAACGAACAGGATACTTTTTAACCATTTGCGGTACAGTGAATTCAGCAcatttccacattttttattttccccttttcccgcTTGTACCATACTGGAAAGGCGTTTAACAAATAGGAGTAACGACATTTAATGAAGCGAGCTGGGGGACATTGTGATAGCTGGAGTTATACATTGTCTTTGTGTTAACTAACAGTAGGTATGCTTAGGGGGGTTAAAATGGTCGAAtggtttttccatttatttatgttttttttttttcctgcataaCGCTTGATAAGTGGACGTTTTACAGGTAGCTagttccaattttttttttttttttgtggataTTTTATAAACCTCCCATtaaattgtacaaaatataGATAGTCCTCGTTACAAAAAGTTATTTGTGTGCACTCCACATAATcttagcaaattttttttttgcatattttgcaaattatGTACACTCGACACAGGACTCGATAACACGTTTAGCACTTCGATCTCTGTCAGTTAATATCGGGAGTTTTCTACATTTCGGGAAGTAAAGCAAAGATGTTTGAATGAATAAACAATTCACAGTTCATGAAAGAAACGCTTGtcctctttatttttacccgAACAATTTGTTGACAttcagtttatttttttttttttactttttcattctcctatttttttttttttttttcattccttacACTTTTTGTTATCAAGCCTTTGTTCGTTAATGTGCCTTTCTCGTAGTTATCCATCCTACAGTTAGTGCACAAATTGGTGCCGATTCAATTGTAACCCGACTATGTAGGGGGAAAGGGGTGGActcacaaaataaatgagacacgccccctttttgtacttcACCAAAATAgctacacatgtgtatacgCACATTTGTGGGCACATTTATGGGTACACTTATGGGTACACTTATGGGTACACTTATGGGCACACTTATGGGCACACTTATGGGCACACTTATTGGCACACTCATGGGCACACTTATGGGCACACTTCTATAATTATACAGAGTACCAAATCCGTCAGGGTTATGTACCCCCCGGTGTGCACATGCCCAAATGTGTAAGCTTAAACTGGTAGTTCCAAACACGCACAGATGTGGAGAAAGCTCTCCTGTGAGTTCTCCCCGCTCCACCTCATCAAATGTGTCCCACGTTTAATCCaaagaaatagaaataaGTAGACACATCCGAAATAGCAAAAACAGGAGTCTTTATTGGGGGGGAGGATTCACCAAAATGTGTATGTATTAGTGCTCCATCTTGGCAGCAAAATAATCCCCTTCCCCCCGTTTGTTTACACATATCTCCTATTAAGCATAGTTTAACGGCCCCCCAGAAATATGAAGTTAATGTGCCTTCGATTTACCCCTTGTATCTTCCATGTCGACAAAACAGcgtcaaaaaaatgataagaaagCTACTTAGCACATTCGTCATTACGGTCATAGTCAGATGCACTAATTTGTCCTCTCAAAATGATCCAAAGGAAGTGCAAACCCTGTTGGACAGGAATTCATTCAGGATAGACATCGAAAATAGGGAGGAGTGCTCCCTTATATATGACACAATGAAGATGCATTTCAGGCACGTCTACTTAGTTCAGTGTGGGAGGCATGCCAAAAGTGTACAACTAAATTTGGGGGGAGAGTCAAAAAAGAGGGGTGCACATCAGAGCGGAGATGCGATTAAAAAAGGTGGAGCAcaaaaaagcgaagaaaCAAACCAGCAGTGCAGTccggggagaaaaaatcaagTTGCCTTCTTCAAtgaacgggggaaaaaaataaccagaGATAACATAATCCTCAAGCGTGCAAATAACAGAAAAGTAATTTACAAGGTTTGCCAAATGGAGGACCCCTCCCAATGCACCATCATTTATGTCATCATTTCGTTCAAGTTTGATGTAATGGACCTGCGAGAGTTGCTCCTTAGTAATTTTACTACAGACGAAAAGGAAGGAGCCAAATTAAACATGCTGTACCCAGACAATGTGAGAGTGGGGAATAGAAATAAATACCTCCTTCAGCACTTCCTCCTcgatagcaaaaaaataacccaGTTTTACGAAATTAGCGTTAACGTGACGAATGACGGTCATCCATTGTATCTGTACGCTTCATCCCACGCGTCCAACTTTGTCTA
This genomic stretch from Plasmodium cynomolgi strain B DNA, chromosome 14, whole genome shotgun sequence harbors:
- a CDS encoding hypothetical protein (putative) gives rise to the protein MRHTMHHLNCLKFSTRHHFKSVIFHQHISKRKISDTCESKIITLTKSKEYDHLKIYRSNIYNGLYENQILQGVKVHRVDPEGYGEIAIYSARQHFLFFLKFFLLIPDEQVNLKVLDINKKKKKTTFQVLCKTRKSKYEIVPRCEYFSKCGGCIYQHIDYKFERKLKKNLLISLCEKYNINVLASGKDYLQNDHYFCEEDQQDEEDQLEISQIKREYTSSDLEEEDRAAQTNSRSGSCTTRGRNPDQASSIPSHESSREHGDSPKAKRANCARMYDFLFSNDYHYRNKSSINLSVTDSLSIGFYKRRSYEICDVDKCHIHDEHIQNVYEQIKKEILDNFKKNYIYVFNKINNSGYLKSVDIKLSKHNSEHQILVSFIGFSLNDKAKKALTKISLHLASKNTSIKGILYNVETNKLKQNRNQVILYGQNYIYHSCGGYTYKLGANTFFQPNQHLNECIVQIILKLVKSYKINAKQSCVYDLFCGIGFYSLPLSDLFGQVISIDYSIDNIKNLEENVKMNNVKNVKCFNLNLFNLHSLRQINLHIRRYIVNLVKQKNYDVYYLLKEKLHSTYVSADSEGALVENLQVIGALGGKGCSCARGCFRGCIRGCLRDCDRGCFQACVVSVCLPMVVHSPYSSLPNFIYEHLNEWPSKEANGNVCNSLAKNGHTDYDDHVLQNAQDGKFPTVDSNKVDEDSYSSREFVIPVPDLVIINPPRKGCEKVFRRWLRGLCCRYIIYISCNANSQFRDINHLTNLG
- a CDS encoding 26S proteasome regulatory subunit (putative) — translated: MDNKESIKLYVKKVIEHREIESQVKNLRLDIKEQNKIYEKTEDNLKALQSVGQIIGQVLKQLEDEKFIVKASSGPRYVVGCKSKIDKSKLAIGTRVSLDMTTLTVMKRLPCEVDPLVFNMISDIDKSENSKNKVNYNQIGGLSEQIRQMREVVELPILNPFLFKRVGIKTPKGVLLYGPPGTGKTLLARAMASNINCNFMRIVVSAIVDKYIGESARIIREMFTYAKEHQPCIIFMDEIDAIGGRRFSQGTSADREIQRTLMELLNHLDGFEELGNVKIIMATNRPDVLDPALIRPGRLDRKIEIPLPNETARIEILKIHANKMTKLGDIDYESVCRLCDGFNGADLRNVCTEAGMFAIRSMRDYVIEEDFYKAARKINEAKKLEGKIEYEKI